Genomic DNA from candidate division TA06 bacterium:
AAGCACGGTTCCATCGGTATCCACAAGAAGCTTGAGAACAACCATCCCCTCTATGCCCGCCTTCTTGGCGATATCAGGATACTTCGGCTTAAACCAGTACTTCGGCTCCGGGGGGGTGTCATAGGGTACAAACTCCGGCGTTTCTATCTCGGGTGCAGGAGGCTTTTTCGCAAAAGGGTCGAAGTCAGTTTTTTCTATGGTCTCTTCAGCTTCCTCGTCGCTCTCGGCAGCTACCGGCAGCTTTGGCTTGGCCACAGGAGGAGGTTCTACGATGTCCTTCAGCTGTTCAGGAAGAGTCTCTATTCTAACGGCCATTTCTGTTCTCGGTTTATATGGATGAGGCGTATATTCAGGAGCAGCAATGAACCCCACGAGGTGAAAAAGTAGTGCCAGAAGCAGGGCAAGTTTCAGATAGTCTGAATACGTTTCCTTCAAGTCACTCGTTTTCCTTGCCATTATTCATCCACCTTTTTTCTTCTTAGCACCAAGTGAAACTTTTAACGCACCGGCATCCTTGAGCTCATCAAAAACGTC
This window encodes:
- a CDS encoding energy transducer TonB, with product MARKTSDLKETYSDYLKLALLLALLFHLVGFIAAPEYTPHPYKPRTEMAVRIETLPEQLKDIVEPPPVAKPKLPVAAESDEEAEETIEKTDFDPFAKKPPAPEIETPEFVPYDTPPEPKYWFKPKYPDIAKKAGIEGMVVLKLLVDTDGTVLDVQLLKSLHPALDQSAITAARQWRFRPAKQRDKPVRVWVSFPVNFILKEG